The genomic interval GAAGGACGGGGTTGATGCTGCTCAGGTCCATGGATGCTCCATCCCGAAGGCGAGGGGGCAGGCGAGGCAGATGACGGAAAAGCCGAGTGCAAGGCCCAAGCCCATCAGGCCCATGTGACGCGGGCTCGGGCGGTGTTGCGGCAGGCGCGCGCGGAGGGCAGGCACCAGAAGCGCGAGCGCGGCGATGAGGCAGAGCGCGGCGACATGCGCCGCGATGAAGAGCACGGCCCCAAGTCCGCCGGTCTCGTGCAGCATGAAGGGGAGCATGAGGCCCATGGCGCTTCCGATCACGATAGGCCTTGCGACTACGCTCATGCCGCCAACCTCGCCACGCGCACGCGGAACTGGGTCAGCAGATCGAAAGCCAGAAGGAAGAAAAGGAGCATCCCCTGGAACGCCTGAATCGCCGCGCCGGGGAGGCCGATCCCGGCCTGCGCCGCGTCGCCGCCAATGTAGGTGAGCCCGATCAGGAGCCCCGCCGCCAGGATGCCCAGCGGATTGAGCCGCCCCAGGAAGGCCACGATGATGGCCACGAAGCCGTAGCCCACGTTGAAGCTGTCGGTGATCTGGCCGGAGGGGCCGGTGACCTCGAAAAGGCCAGCCAGCCCCGCCAGTCCGCCCGAGATGCCGAGGCAGAGAAAGACCATCCTGTTGCGGTTCACACCGGAAAAGGCGGCGGCCTTCGGCGCCACGCCCATGAGCTTGATGTCAAAGCCCACGCGGTGCCGCGAGAGAAGGATGGCGGCCAGAAGCACGGCGATGATCGCGGCCACGACGCCCAGATGCGCCCCGGTGCCCGCGATGAGCTCCGGGTTCTGCGCGCTTTCCCAGCGTGCCAGATTGCGGGAGCCGGGGAAGCCCTGACCGTCGGGATTGCGCAGGAGCCCGAAGGACATCATCGCAAGGATCTGTTCGGCCACGTAGACGAGCAGCAGCGAGACGAGGATCTCGTTGGTGTTGAACCGGGTCTTGAGGAGCGCAGGGATCATCGCCCAGAGAAAGCCCCCCAACGCACCGAAGAGCACCATCAGCGGAAAGACGAGCCAACGCGCCTCCATCGGGTAGAGGGCGAGCCCCACCGCGGCGCCGAAGATCGCGCCCATGATGTATTGCCCCTCGGCCCCGATGTTCCAGATGCCCGCGCGGAAGCCGAGCGAGAGCCCGATGGCGATGAGGATGAGCGGGCCTGCCTTGATGAGCAGCTGTTGGCGGTAATAGAACGCGAAATCGCCGAAGAGCGGGTCCCAGAAGATCAGCTTGAGGGATTGGAACGGGTCCTTGCCCAGCGCGGCGAACATGAGCCCGCCCGCGATCATGGTGGCGATGACCGCGATGACCGGCGTCAGGTAGCCCCAGGCGGCCGAGGGCGACGGGCGTTTTTCGATGACGATCATGCCGCGCTTCCCGCTGCCTCGGCGGCCCGGCTCTCTCCGGCCCCGTGGCCATCGGGGGCCTCTCCGTGCACCCCGCCGAGCATCAGGCCGATCTGCTCCATGGTCAGCTCGCCCATGGGGCGCGCCTGCGACAGACGGCCCTCGTTGAGCGCGGCGAAGCGGTCGGCGATCTCGAAGAGTTCGTCGAGGTCCTGACTGATGACGAGAAGGCCCACGCCTTCCTCCGCGAGTTGGATGAGCTTTTGCCGGATGGAGGCGGCGGCGGCCGCGTCGACGCCCCATGTGGGCTGGTTGATGACGAGCGCGGTGGGGCGCTGGAGCATCTCCCGGCCCATGACGAATTTCTGCAGATTTCCGCCGGATAGCGCTTGGGCGGCCACGTCCGGCCCCGGCGTGCGGACATCGAAGCCCTCGATCACCCGC from Pseudomonadota bacterium carries:
- a CDS encoding ABC transporter permease, with translation MIVIEKRPSPSAAWGYLTPVIAVIATMIAGGLMFAALGKDPFQSLKLIFWDPLFGDFAFYYRQQLLIKAGPLILIAIGLSLGFRAGIWNIGAEGQYIMGAIFGAAVGLALYPMEARWLVFPLMVLFGALGGFLWAMIPALLKTRFNTNEILVSLLLVYVAEQILAMMSFGLLRNPDGQGFPGSRNLARWESAQNPELIAGTGAHLGVVAAIIAVLLAAILLSRHRVGFDIKLMGVAPKAAAFSGVNRNRMVFLCLGISGGLAGLAGLFEVTGPSGQITDSFNVGYGFVAIIVAFLGRLNPLGILAAGLLIGLTYIGGDAAQAGIGLPGAAIQAFQGMLLFFLLAFDLLTQFRVRVARLAA